CCACGAAGCGGTCCAGGGGATCGAGGAACTCCCACAGGAGATTCTCGTCCAGATCGCGGGCGCGCCGCTCCAGCGCGTACTGGAGGCTCAAGAGCTGCCCCAGCTCCTGGGAGAGGGTCCGAAGACCCGACGCCGTGTCCTGAAGCTCCTGATGCACGACGAGCGCCTTCCCATCGAGCGGGTCTTCTCCCGCCTTGGCGCCAGCCTGCATGCGCCGCCGCTCCACTTTCTTCACGATCGCTTCCCACTCGGACATCACGGTCTGCGCCGAGCGGAGCGTCTCGCCGACCGTCTCGCTCATCGAAGCGATGCGGTCGTTCTGGTGCGCCAGCGCGTTCTTGATCTCGAACGTGAGCGCGAGCAGGTTCTCGCTCGGCCCCACGCTGGGCACCGTCTCGTCGATCACGCCGCGCGAGGCCGAGAGGGCCTCCGACTTGGCCGAGGAGAGTCCGGCGCGAAGCTGCTCGACCGCGTCCCCCACGATGCCGGCGTGGTGGATCAGCGCGCCGAATCCCTCGGTCTTCAGCTTCTCCGCCAGCCGCGCCTCGGCCGCCAGCGCCACGCGGCAGTGCGCGATCATCTCCTCGCGGTGCTCCGGGCGAAGCTGACCCAGCTGGAGCAGCGTTTCACGGAGCTCCAGCGCGAGGCTCGCCATCTCGTTCACGCCCAGCCATTCGGCGCTCCGCTCCACGAGGCGGACCGCCAGCTCCACGAGCCCGGCGATGTCGCTCGAATCGAGATCGGGATCGTCGTGTTCGAGGTAGCGCTCGACGGCGTCGATCTGCTCCTTGACGAGGGCGCTGAAGGTGGACGCGAGCCGGGCCATCACCTGGTCGTGGCTCAGGTGCTCGGAGGCGGAGGTCCTCATGCGGCTTCGGCCAAGAGGCGGCGCTTCAGCTCCTGGGCGCGGCGAAGGAGCGCCTCGACCGCGGCGGTCGGGATGGGCGGCGCGCCGGGGGAAGCCTGGAACGTGGCCACCACCGACTTGGCGTCCTCGCTGGTCGCGTGGATCGCGGTGATGGTCTCGCCCACCTTGTATTCGATCTCGCTGGAGAGGCGCGCGATGGTGTCGGTCGCCTCCCGGGCGAACTCCGCGAGGCGGCGGGTCTCCTCGGCGATGGCCGCGAACGCCTCGCTGCCCGAGCGCGTGGCCTCGAGCGCGGCGTTCAGCGCGAGCAGGGTCGCCTTGTTCGTGACCCGCTCCGCCACGCTCGCAAGCTCGTTCGCGCGCATGAGACCCGCGGCGAGATCCTCGATGCCGTCGGCGGCGGTGTGCACGACCGCGTCCACCAGCTGCGCGGGCGTGCGGCCGGCGCCCTCACCCGGCGCCGACGCCGGGGCCTCGAGCCCGGTGGCCAGCTCGCCCAGCCCGGCGATCAGCGCGTTCAGCTCCTTCAGGATTCCCGCGCGCGCGGCCGCGTCGGCCGCTTCGGCGCGCCGCGAGGCCGGCGCCGCCTCGGGCTCGTACGCCGGGCGCGCCGCAGGAGGCTCGCTTGCGGGCGGAGCCGGCGGGAGCTCGTCCGCTCCGGCAGGCCACGGAACCGGGAGCGGCTCGCCATCGGCAGCGACCAGCTCCTCCTCGCTCATCGTGAGGCGACTCACCACGGGGATCGTCGCGCTCTCGCGCGCCGCCTCGAGCAGCTCGCGGAGCGGCCCCACGCGCAGCTCGGGCACCTCGGTCAGCGGGTCCTTCCCTTCCCGGAACTGCACGGTGGCGAGGTCGGCGTGACGGCGCGACTTCTCGAGCTGGTCGGCGGCGAGCGACGCGCGCTCGCGCTCGCGCACCAGCTCTTCCGAGGCGGCGCGGCGCACGTCCGCGCTTCCGGAGAGAAGCGCCACCGCGACGGCGCCGAAGATCGCGGCCACCACGGCGGCGCCAAAACCCATGGCTCCCGGCAGGAAATGTCCGAACAGGCCGGCCACGAGTGCGGCGACGAAGGCCGCGACCGAAAAGGGCGGAGCGGAGCCCGGTCGGGCCTCCGGGAGGGGTCGCGGCGGCGGAGCCGGCGGCACCACCTGCGGCGTCGGAGCGCTGGACGTCCCCTCGTGCGGCTCGTGCTTGGAATGTGGGGGCGTCTCCTGCGCGGCTGCCCGGCGGCCCTTGGCCTCAGCGGTCATCGTCACCTCTCCTCGATCGATCGGAATCGGAGCCCGCCGGAACCGGAGGCATCACGGCGTCAAAGATGGACCAGCAGCGGAGGCAGTGGATCCGCTCCGCGCCGGCGAGATAGACCGAACCGATCACCGAGGCCAGCTCGCCGTCGGCAATCGACTCGTCGGACTCCTTGATCTCACGCCCGGGCCACAGACGGGGCATCGAGGGGACGAGCAGCGCGAAGCGCTCGGTCCCGCGCGACAGCACCACGCCGTAGCGCGGCGCATCGCCGGAGGGACCCGACACCCCGAGCCACTCGCAGAGGTCCACGACCGGCACCATGGTGCCCCGAAACGCCGTCACGCCCGAGACCGCTCCGCCGCGGCGAGGCAGCGGCGCGATGTGATCGGCTTCGATCAGGCCGGCCACGTCCTCGACGGGGACGCCGAAGAGAATCTCGCCGACCGGAAACGCGATGAGACCGCGCGTGCCCAGGGCCGTGCCCGATTCACGTCGCACTTCACCTCCGTATCGTGGAAGGCTGTCGTTCTCCGAAAAGGCAAAGAGCGTGCCGCGACAATGTCCGGGCGTCGCGCCGCAAGCTGCTGCAGCGCTTCGCTTCGGAGCGCCCGTTCCCGGCGACGCTTCAGCTCGAGGCCAATTTCCGTGCGCCTCGCTTCGTGCGCGTCGCAATTCCTTCCGCAATTCGCAACCCGTCCACCGTTCGTCGGGGCGGGTGGTTACACCCGACCCTTCGGCTGAAAGAGGCCACATCTGGAGTCAAAACGTCGCGCATCGGGGAGGTGTCGCCTTTCCTTACGGTTCACGAACCGATTGCGAGGGAGAGGGTTGCGGCCGGGTGGCCCTCCGGCCTCCTATTCGGCACGGAGGGTGCATAACACGACGGCGTCGCGCGGCGAGGCCGCGAGACAGGAAGCGACCAGAGGTGGGGTGGTCC
The Candidatus Binatia bacterium genome window above contains:
- a CDS encoding methyl-accepting chemotaxis protein, coding for MTAEAKGRRAAAQETPPHSKHEPHEGTSSAPTPQVVPPAPPPRPLPEARPGSAPPFSVAAFVAALVAGLFGHFLPGAMGFGAAVVAAIFGAVAVALLSGSADVRRAASEELVRERERASLAADQLEKSRRHADLATVQFREGKDPLTEVPELRVGPLRELLEAARESATIPVVSRLTMSEEELVAADGEPLPVPWPAGADELPPAPPASEPPAARPAYEPEAAPASRRAEAADAAARAGILKELNALIAGLGELATGLEAPASAPGEGAGRTPAQLVDAVVHTAADGIEDLAAGLMRANELASVAERVTNKATLLALNAALEATRSGSEAFAAIAEETRRLAEFAREATDTIARLSSEIEYKVGETITAIHATSEDAKSVVATFQASPGAPPIPTAAVEALLRRAQELKRRLLAEAA
- a CDS encoding chemotaxis protein CheW, whose translation is MRRESGTALGTRGLIAFPVGEILFGVPVEDVAGLIEADHIAPLPRRGGAVSGVTAFRGTMVPVVDLCEWLGVSGPSGDAPRYGVVLSRGTERFALLVPSMPRLWPGREIKESDESIADGELASVIGSVYLAGAERIHCLRCWSIFDAVMPPVPAGSDSDRSRRGDDDR